The stretch of DNA TTTTAAGCGGCTTTTTCAATACTCTGTTCACCAGAAACAGGTTTATACCCGGACACCTTCGGCCACCTCAAATGTTGTAATGATTGGCCGCCTCCCCTCTTCCAGCGGGAATTCCTCAAGGTATAGTTCTGTTGCTTCCCTGAGGGTTGTTATAGCCTCCTCTATTGTGAAACCCTGGCTTACAGTCCCTACTTCAGGGCACTCTGCGACATACATATCATCATCTTTAAAGAGCACTGCCGCAAAC from Methanocalculus alkaliphilus encodes:
- a CDS encoding type II toxin-antitoxin system HicB family antitoxin, translating into MKTFAAVLFKDDDMYVAECPEVGTVSQGFTIEEAITTLREATELYLEEFPLEEGRRPIITTFEVAEGVRV